The window ACGGCGGGGAACTCGGTGCCCCACGGTTCACCCGTCTCCGGGTTCGTGGTCGCCGGTCCCGACGACCCGTAGCAGGAGCCGGGCACGTTTGCGCAGATAACGTAGTACTCGGTCGTATCGACGGCTTTGCCGGGGCCGACGATGTCGTCCCACCACGCGTGGGCCTGGCCGGCGGTATCCGCGCGGCGGCGCGACCCGGCGACGTGGGCGCTGCCGGTCAGGGCATGACAGACCAACACGGCGTTGTCGCCCGTAAAGTCGCCGTAGGTCTCGTAGGCGATTTCGAGGTCGGCGACGGACTCGCCGCACTCGAAGGTGAACTCGCCGAGGGAGACTGTCTCCTGTGTCATAGTACGCTATCGAGGTCCGCGATGATGTCGTCGACGTCCTCGACGCCGACCGAGAGCCGAATCAGGTCGGGTGTGACGCCGCTCGCGCGCTGTTCGTCCTCGGTCAACTGGGCGTGGGTCGTGGAGGCGGGATGGATGACGAGCGACCGGGCGTCGCCGATGTTGGCGAGGAACTTCGCGACCTCGGTGTCCTCACAGACCCGCTTGCCGGCCTCGTAGCCGCCTTCGGGGCCGAAGGCTATCATGCCGCCGTAGCCGCCCTCTAAGTATTTCGAGGCGGCGTCGTGGGTCTCGTGGTTTTCGAGGCCGGGATAGGTGACCCACGCGACTTCGGGATGGTCGTCGAGATACTCGGCGACGATTTGGGCGTTCTCGCAGTGGCGTTCCATCCGCAACTGGAGGGTCTCGACGCCCTGGAGGGTCGCCCACGCGTCGAAGGGGGATTGCTGGTCGCCCAGCGTGCGGGTCGCGCGCTGGCGGGCGGCCATCGTAAAGGCCCGGTCGCCGAACCGTTCGGTGAAGACGACGCCGTCGAAGGCGGGGTTCGGGGCGCCGATTTCGGGGTACTTCTCCGGGTATTCGTCGAAGGGGAAGGAGCCGTCGTCGACGAGAATCCCGCCGAGGGTGGTCCCGGAGCCGTGAATCCACTTGGTCGTGGAGTTCCAGACGATGTCGGCGCCGTGTTCGAGCGGCCGACAGAGCGCGGGGGTCGCGAAGGTGTTGTCGACGACGAGGGGGATGCCGTGGTCGTGGGCCACGTCGGCGATTTCCTCCAGCGGCGGCGTCACCAGCGAGGGGTTGCCGACCGTCTCACAGTGGACGTAGGCGGTGTCCTCGTCGATTGCCTCGGCGTAGGCCTGCGGGTCCAGCGTGTCGACGAAGCGGGCCTCGATGCCCCGGCGGCCGGCGGTGTGGGTGAGATAGGTATGGGTGCCGCCGTAAATCGAGGAGGCCGAGACGACGTTGTCGCCGTCCTCGGCGAGGACGAGCGTGGCGGCGTCGAGCGCGCCCATGCCCGAGGCGGTGGCGAGGGCGTCGGTGCCGCCTTCGAGGGAGGCCAGTCGCTCTTCGAGCGCGCGCACGGTCGGATTGGCGATACGCGAGTAGACGTTGCCCTGGTCTTCCAGCGCATAGCGCGAGGCCGCGATGTCGGCGTCCGGAAACTCGTAGGAGGTGGTCTGATAGATGGGCGGCGCGGCGGCGCCCGTCTCCGGGTCCGGGCCCTGCCCGATATGGAGACACCGCGTGCCGAACCCGAGGCCGTCGCCCCCTCGCTGCAGCTCCTCGTTACTCATGTATGGTATGCATATCACTCTAGTCTTCTATAACCACTAGTTACGGCAAGAATTGCTTACCATGGGTGGGCGACACATTCGGGGCGCGTCGGGAATAGCCACGGCTGGCCGGTCGCGGCGTGCCGAAGAAAGGCGAAGGTCGTCGTTAGACGTTGTCGGGGGTTTCGGCGTCGTCCTCGACGGCGCGCTTCATGGACTCGCGGCGGGCCTTGGCGTCGCGGCCCGTACAGTCCAGCAGGAACTCGTTTTTGGCGTTGTTGGCGTCCTCGGCGGCGTCGAC of the Natronomonas halophila genome contains:
- a CDS encoding O-acetylhomoserine aminocarboxypropyltransferase/cysteine synthase family protein, with the translated sequence MSNEELQRGGDGLGFGTRCLHIGQGPDPETGAAAPPIYQTTSYEFPDADIAASRYALEDQGNVYSRIANPTVRALEERLASLEGGTDALATASGMGALDAATLVLAEDGDNVVSASSIYGGTHTYLTHTAGRRGIEARFVDTLDPQAYAEAIDEDTAYVHCETVGNPSLVTPPLEEIADVAHDHGIPLVVDNTFATPALCRPLEHGADIVWNSTTKWIHGSGTTLGGILVDDGSFPFDEYPEKYPEIGAPNPAFDGVVFTERFGDRAFTMAARQRATRTLGDQQSPFDAWATLQGVETLQLRMERHCENAQIVAEYLDDHPEVAWVTYPGLENHETHDAASKYLEGGYGGMIAFGPEGGYEAGKRVCEDTEVAKFLANIGDARSLVIHPASTTHAQLTEDEQRASGVTPDLIRLSVGVEDVDDIIADLDSVL